Proteins from one Triticum aestivum cultivar Chinese Spring chromosome 7A, IWGSC CS RefSeq v2.1, whole genome shotgun sequence genomic window:
- the LOC123149714 gene encoding cysteine-rich receptor-like protein kinase 26, whose translation MATEEKTEGSSSSPELSKKFPFMFLEKITNCFSQIFCKDPFGTVYKGTLPDSNKKIAVKKLEQSEEIPRDDFENQVQSIVGLKHENIVELVGFCNETHQNSTERLLCYGFAPDENLQQHLFGTEETEDSSSTEPSNNWNTCFKIIKGICQGLLFLHKQLDNNPITHMDLNLKNIWLDKTMVPKIANVELSRIFSHEQITKESCGYMAPEYINDTRNAMSFQTDIYSLGVMIIQITTGEKSRGKMEDRASRSYIDKIRRKWTAEHIASKYSSLDSECLHQVHACIKTGLECVQIDQKNRPSIEEIVDRLNTI comes from the exons ATGGCAACTGAAGAGAAAACCGAAGGAAGCAGCTCCAGCCCCGAATTATCAAAgaaatttccattcatgtttctgGAAAAAATTACGAATTGTTTCTCCCAAATATTCTGTAAAGATCCATTTGGAACAGTTTATAAG GGAACTCTGCCAGATTCTAACAAAAAGATTGCTGTGAAGAAACTTGAGCAAAGCGAAGAAATTCCACGTGACGATTTTGAGAATCAGGTTCAGAGTATTGTGGGGCTTAAACATGAAAACATTGTAGAGTTGGTTGGGTTCTGCAATGAAACACACCAGAACAGTACAGAAAGGTTACTCTGCTATGGATTTGCTCCCGATGAGAACCTTCAACAGCATCTTTTTG GGACTGAAGAGACGGAGGATTCTTCTTCGACTGAACCTAGTAACAACTGGAACACATGCTTCAAAATAATCAAGGGGATTTGCCAGGGTTTACTTTTTCTACACAAGCAGTTAGATAATAATCCCATTACCCATATGGATCTTAACCTGAAAAATATATGGTTGGATAAAACAATGGTGCCCAAAATTGCCAATGTTGAACTCTCCAGAATCTTTAGCCATGAACAGATCACAAAGGAATCATG TGGATACATGGCTCCAGAATATATAAACGACACTCGCAATGCCATGTCATTTCAAACAGACATATATAGTTTAGGTGTAATGATAATACAAATCACCACAGGGGAGAAGAGTCGTGGCAAAATGGAGGACCGTGCCTCAAGGAGTTACATTGATAAA ATACGTAGAAAGTGGACAGCAGAACACATAGCATCCAAGTACTCATCGTTGGATTCAGAATGCCTCCATCAAGTACATGCATGCATAAAAACTGGGCTAGAATGTGTGCAGATTGATCAGAAAAATAGGCCTTCCATAGAGGAAATTGTTGACAGGCTCAACACAATCTGA